CTGCCACATCGCTTTTAAGCTGATCGGCAAACTCCGGGAACATAGGCATTTCCCAGACCGATTCGCCGGTGGTTTTAGCGGCGTCTTGAACCGCTTGCGACCAGTCCGGGGTGTTGGAGAAAATGCCGGTGACATCTTCACCCAGGGCGACGACACAGGCACCGGTCAGGGTGGCGAGGTCGATCAGGTTCGAGGCCCCGCGGTCGACAGCCAGCGTGAGGACGTCGGCCAGAACCAGGCGTCCTTCGGCATCGGTGTTGAGAACTTCGATGGTCTTGCCGTTCCGGGCTGTGAGTACGTCACCCAGTTTGTAAGACGATCCGTTGACCATGTTTTCCACGAGTCCCATGTAGCCCACGACATTGACGGGCAGCTTGAGGCGGGCAATCGCCGTCATCGCACCCAGTACTGCGGCTGCGCCACCCATGTCGCATTTCATGGTCTTCATGCCGTCACTGGGCTTGAGTGAAAGTCCGCCGCTGTCAAAGGTGACCCCTTTGCCGACCAGGGCCAGCGTGGGAGCGGAGGCAGCACCGCCCTGATGTTTCAGAATCGCCAGGCGGGGAGGCTGATCGCTGCCCTGGGCGACGGCCAGCATCGAGCCCATCTTTTCATCTGCCAGTTGTTTTTCGTCGAGGATCTCTGCTTCCAGGCCACATTCCTTCGCGACTTCCACAACCTTGTCGGCAAAGCTGACGGGAAAGATATCGCCGGCGGGACGGTTGACCACTTCGCGTGCCAGGTTAACGGCTTCACCCAGGATCGATCCCTCTGTGATTGCCTGTTGAATTTCAGCAGAGTCTGCACCCGCGATCGACACTTCCTGGAAGGGGAAGCGGCCGGGTTCCGCCCGGTACAGGTCCTGTCCCACCGAACCGACGGTCATGGCGGTGCTGATCTGACGGGCGATCTGGGCTGCAGAGAGAGAACTTTCTGAAACTTCGGGGAGCAGGACTGCGGCGCGGATCTCTTTTTTGGTTGAGATGGCACGGGCGGAGGTCATCAGGGATTTTTCCAGCGCTGCCAGCGAGAGGTCTTTCGCGGGTCCCAGTCCCGTCAGCAGGATGCGTGGGGTTTTAATGCCACTTAATCCGAGCAGGGTGGCGGTCGACGCCAGTTTGCCGGTGAAGTCTTCAGCTTCGATCAAGCGGCTGATCTGGCCACCGATCGCTTCATCCAGTTGTGAAACGTCAGCAGGGAGCGGGGCTGCCTCGGCCAGGGGGATAATCAGCCAGTCTGCTTCGATTGCGGAGAGTGCGTCATTCGTCAATTGTGTCGCCATCAGTTTTAAAATCCCTTTATCGTTGGAAAACATCAGATTAAGATGGGTGAATTCACAGCATATCAAATCGGAAGGAAAA
This sequence is a window from Gimesia chilikensis. Protein-coding genes within it:
- a CDS encoding leucyl aminopeptidase; translation: MATQLTNDALSAIEADWLIIPLAEAAPLPADVSQLDEAIGGQISRLIEAEDFTGKLASTATLLGLSGIKTPRILLTGLGPAKDLSLAALEKSLMTSARAISTKKEIRAAVLLPEVSESSLSAAQIARQISTAMTVGSVGQDLYRAEPGRFPFQEVSIAGADSAEIQQAITEGSILGEAVNLAREVVNRPAGDIFPVSFADKVVEVAKECGLEAEILDEKQLADEKMGSMLAVAQGSDQPPRLAILKHQGGAASAPTLALVGKGVTFDSGGLSLKPSDGMKTMKCDMGGAAAVLGAMTAIARLKLPVNVVGYMGLVENMVNGSSYKLGDVLTARNGKTIEVLNTDAEGRLVLADVLTLAVDRGASNLIDLATLTGACVVALGEDVTGIFSNTPDWSQAVQDAAKTTGESVWEMPMFPEFADQLKSDVADLKNVGLRWGGAITAAKFLENFVSETPWVHLDIAGPAFASANLPHREGGATGCMVRTLVEVAREYKG